Within Acidobacteriota bacterium, the genomic segment TTCATGATTTCCTCCCACCCTATGGGTTAAGGACAGCAAAGTTGCTGTCTGTTGTTTTTTGTTTCATATCAACAGTATAACTCATTGGGTGGGATTTCTTATGCTAAAAATCGCTCAAACTAGGTTTTACTTATTTTTCAATAAATTAGATTAATTGAAGGCGAATATCAGAAAGAATCTTATTTATGATAAAATAGCAAAAATTTTTTCGCCTATGTAAAGAGAACTCGCAGTTCATGATAGGTTGAAGATATTGATTTCAGAAGGAAACGTTTACGATCTTAAAATCGAAGACCTAGGGTATGGGGGAAGAGGGCTTGCCCGTATCTCCTCCTTTGTCATCTGGGTGGACGGCGCTCTTCCTGGTGATAGAGTGAGGGCAAAGGTAGTCAACAGGAAGCCGAATTACGCACAGGCGAAGGTCCTCGAATTTCTCGAATATTCTGATAAGAGGATCACGCCGAGGTGCAAGCATCACAAAAGCTGTGGAGGATGCCAGCTCATTGAAATGAAATATACCTGCCAGCTTGATTATAAGAAGAAGCAGATCGCCGACCTCCTGATAAGGATAGCAGGAGAAAAGGAACCTAAGCTTAGAGATATTCTTCCATCGGCGGAAATCTATCGATACAGGAACAGAATGGAATTCTCGTTCGGCTTCGATGCAGAAGGCAAGGTGAGCCTCGGTCTTCATCTCCCCGGATGTCACGATATGATTACCGGAATAAGAACATGCTCCCTTCAATCTCTAACGGCCGACAGGATCCTGAAAAGATGTGCGGACTTCTTTTCAGAGCTTGAGGTCAGAAAGAGTTACGGTGGAGAAGAAGATCTCAGGCATCTGCTGATCAGAGAGGGGAGAAAAACAGGCGAATTCCTGGTTGCCTTGACGGGTCCATCGGATTATGAGGATTCCGCCGGTGATCTTGCGGAAGTCCTCAAGAAAGGCTTTCCGGAGGTGAAGACATTTGTCTTTAAGGGAACGGGAGGAAAGAAAGGAATGAAAGGGGAGGATGAAACGAAAGAAGAGAAGGGGAAAGATGTTTCCTTCACATTCATGATCTTTTTCGGTGACGGGACCATCGAGGAAGAGGTCGGGGGCCTCCGATTTCTTGTAGATTCCGACTGCTTCTTTCAGGCTAACACCAAACAGATGGAAAACATTCTTAGGATCGTCCGTGAGTTTGCCGCGGAAGAAGGAGTCTCATCAATCATCGACCTGTATTGCGGTTCAGGGGCTATTTCGCTCTCTCTTTCAAGTATGTCAGGAGAGGTTCTTGGAATAGACAACTCAAGGCCTTCCATCCAGGCCGCCATAAAGAATGCAAGGCGCAACAATATAACCAACTGTGAATTTCTTTGCATGGACGCGGGAGCCGGCACGAAAGGACTTACCTATTCTAATAGCAAGTATGATCTAGCCGTAGTGAATCCTCCAAGGTCCGGGATGCAGAAGAACTTAATTGCTAATCTGGGATCTCTCTCGCCAGATCGGATCATCTATGTCTCCTGCAATCCCTCCACTCTTGCAAGGGACATTAGGTTCCTGAAGGAGCTGGGCTATAAGCTTGTTGAAGTCGTTCCTGCCGACATGTTCCCGCATACCTACCATATAGAATCGGTATCCTACATGAAGAAGAGCGGCTAAAGGGAAAGGGATAACTCGAAAAGGATGCGCTCGGCGGCGATTTTCTTGTTGATGTTAAGATTGAGCGATTCTTTGACTTCCTCTATTATCTCCAAAAGCGATAAAGCTTTTTCTGCCAGCCTATCCTGTTGCTGCATGAGCCGCTCCGTTAGATTCTCGTTGA encodes:
- the rlmD gene encoding 23S rRNA (uracil(1939)-C(5))-methyltransferase RlmD, producing MISEGNVYDLKIEDLGYGGRGLARISSFVIWVDGALPGDRVRAKVVNRKPNYAQAKVLEFLEYSDKRITPRCKHHKSCGGCQLIEMKYTCQLDYKKKQIADLLIRIAGEKEPKLRDILPSAEIYRYRNRMEFSFGFDAEGKVSLGLHLPGCHDMITGIRTCSLQSLTADRILKRCADFFSELEVRKSYGGEEDLRHLLIREGRKTGEFLVALTGPSDYEDSAGDLAEVLKKGFPEVKTFVFKGTGGKKGMKGEDETKEEKGKDVSFTFMIFFGDGTIEEEVGGLRFLVDSDCFFQANTKQMENILRIVREFAAEEGVSSIIDLYCGSGAISLSLSSMSGEVLGIDNSRPSIQAAIKNARRNNITNCEFLCMDAGAGTKGLTYSNSKYDLAVVNPPRSGMQKNLIANLGSLSPDRIIYVSCNPSTLARDIRFLKELGYKLVEVVPADMFPHTYHIESVSYMKKSG